The Sebastes umbrosus isolate fSebUmb1 chromosome 19, fSebUmb1.pri, whole genome shotgun sequence genome has a segment encoding these proteins:
- the clic3 gene encoding chloride intracellular channel protein 3, with protein sequence MDLTKQREKDRDRERKMAGAPKIELFVKASVDAESVGNCPFSQRLFMILWLKGVNFTLTTVDMKRAPDVLKALAPGSQPPFLVYNDEVKRDINKIEEFLEENLAPPEYPKLCCCYKESNNAGEDIFRNFSGYIKNSDVGCNDRLEKKFLSTLVKLNMYLETPLPHELDQNPNATESSRHYLEGDTLTLADCNLLPKLNIVRVVCKVYRNFEIPAELKSLTRYLDKAYNQDEFRHTCPNDSEILLAYKCVAKYLNKQQTKGGKMKQCK encoded by the exons ATGGATTtaacaaaacagagagaaaaagacagagacagagaaagaaagatggcCGGGGCCCCGAAGATTGAACTCTTCGTTAAG gCCAGTGTTGATGCTGAGAGCGTGGGGAACTGTCCTTTCTCTCAGAGACTCTTCATGATTCTTTGGTTGAAAGGGGTCAACTTCACCCTCACCACTGTGGACATGAAGAG AGCACCTGATGTGCTGAAAGCTTTGGCTCCAGGCTCTCAGCCTCCCTTCCTCGTCTACAATGATGAGGTCAAAAGGGACATTAACAAGATCGAGGAGTTCCTGGAGGAAAACTTAGCCCCACCAGA GTATCCAAAATTGTGCTGTTGCTACAAAGAGTCCAACAATGCCGGAGAAGACATCTTCCGAAATTTCTCAGGATATATAAAGAATTCCGATGTTGGATGCAATGACA ggCTAGAGAAGAAATTTCTGTCAACTCTGGTGAAGCTGAACATGTACCTAGAGACGCCTCTCCCTCATGAGCTGGACCAGAACCCGAATGCCACTGAGTCGTCTCGCCACTACCTGGAAGGTGACACCCTCACCTTGGCAGACTGCAACTTGCTTCCCAAACTCAACATTGTCAGG GTGGTGTGTAAGGTGTACCGCAACTTTGAAATCCCTGCAGAGCTAAAAAGTCTGACGCGTTACCTGGATAAGGCCTACAATCAAGATGAGTTTCGTCACACCTGCCCAAATGACTCAGAGATCCTCCTTGCCTACAAATGTGTGGCAAAGTACCTgaacaaacaacaaaccaaGGGGGGGAAGATGAAGCAGTGTAAGTGA